Proteins from one Plodia interpunctella isolate USDA-ARS_2022_Savannah chromosome 7, ilPloInte3.2, whole genome shotgun sequence genomic window:
- the LOC128671565 gene encoding carcinine transporter-like has translation MSIVVTKMDTGCGEFVKDRNPIETENNVTNTEDEVDYDKLLSTAGKFGLYQIILFISTFPFYLYGVFMYYSQLFMTEVSPNHWCWVPELENMTELERRTLAIPLDSNAHFGYSQCKVYSANWSEVLRTGVRPDESWETIPCQHGWEFNKSEIPYPTISSELGWVCDKNSYQASAQAIFFIGSTVGGFIVGWIADRFGRLPAIVVSNVIGCVAGLASTFARNFIEFSICRFFTGMSYDNCMMMAYLIILEYVAPQYRTLLSNLSFALFYSASAVAMPWIVLASGHWKTISIVTSVPLALAVLSPFFIPESPRWLLSKGRTDEAVEKILTIGRVNKKEIPLKLIEQFKSSVSNAKKEDNYSAVELLKRPTMRVVFIAICIVYMCCMIAFDGLIRCLKQLEFDYFISFSLVSFTEFPSMVLTAFILDWTGRRWLTVVMSMASCVFSIMIAMVDGEIASVVFAVIARFCVNIACSAATQWTAEILPVSVRGSGVSVVHICGYIATVLSPYIAYLDTYIYWLPLVLIGCIAAGGGLVALLIPETANKDMPQTFEDAERLVKTAKFWEVPFLTKRKKKADLDRS, from the coding sequence atgtctATAGTTGTTACCAAAATGGATACTGGTTGTGGAGAATTTGTCAAAGACAGGAATCCTATTGAAACAGAAAACAATGTGACAAACACAGAAGATGAAGTCGACTATGATAAATTACTGTCAACGGCTGGAAAATTTGGGCTATATCAGATTATACTTTTCATTTCAACATTCCCATTCTACTTATATGGAGtgtttatgtattattcaCAACTTTTCATGACTGAAGTTTCACCAAACCATTGGTGCTGGGTGCCCGAACTCGAGAATATGACAGAGTTGGAACGAAGGACATTGGCCATCCCGCTGGATAGCAACGCTCATTTTGGCTATTCACAATGCAAGGTATATTCTGCCAATTGGTCTGAAGTGCTGAGGACTGGAGTAAGGCCTGATGAATCTTGGGAAACAATACCTTGTCAACATGGATGGGAATTTAACAAAAGCGAGATTCCTTACCCGACCATTTCAAGCGAACTCGGATGGGTGTGTGATAAAAATAGCTATCAAGCCTCAGCCCAAGCCATTTTCTTCATTGGTTCTACGGTTGGAGGTTTCATTGTGGGATGGATCGCTGACCGCTTCGGAAGATTACCTGCTATTGTGGTCAGTAATGTAATAGGATGTGTAGCTGGATTGGCAAGTACATTTGCGAGGAACTTCATCGAATTCTCAATATGCAGATTCTTTACTGGAATGTCTTATGACAATTGCATGATGATGGCGTATCTTATTATACTGGAGTATGTAGCACCACAGTATAGGACATTATTATCAAACTTGTCGTTTGCTCTCTTCTATTCAGCATCGGCAGTGGCCATGCCGTGGATAGTGTTAGCTAGTGGTCATTGGAAAACTATTTCCATAGTCACGAGCGTACCACTTGCGCTTGCCGTTTTGTCTCCATTTTTTATACCAGAGAGTCCAAGATGGTTACTATCAAAAGGGCGCACAGACGAAGCCGTTGAGAAGATTTTAACTATAGGTCGAGtgaataagaaagaaataccGTTGAAGCTTATAGAACAATTTAAGAGCTCTGTATCAAATGCGAAAAAGGAGGATAACTATAGTGCTGTAGAATTGCTGAAAAGACCAACAATGAGAGTTGTTTTTATAGCCATATGCATAGTCTACATGTGTTGTATGATAGCATTCGATGGATTGATCAGATGCTTAAAGCAATTGGAATTTGATTACTTCATCTCATTTTCGCTAGTGTCGTTTACTGAATTCCCCTCAATGGTTTTGACTGCCTTCATTTTGGACTGGACAGGCAGGAGGTGGTTGACAGTGGTGATGTCGATGGCGAGTTGCGTATTTAGTATTATGATAGCTATGGTTGATGGTGAAATAGCATCCGTTGTGTTCGCTGTGATAGcaagattttgcgtgaacaTAGCATGCAGTGCCGCAACTCAATGGACAGCTGAGATTTTACCAGTAAGCGTTAGAGGATCTGGAGTATCCGTAGTACATATATGTGGGTATATAGCGACAGTCTTATCTCCATACATTGCATATTtagatacttatatatactggCTACCATTAGTGCTGATTGGTTGTATAGCAGCTGGCGGTGGGCTCGTGGCGTTGTTGATACCAGAAACTGCTAACAAAGACATGCCGCAAACTTTTGAAGATGCCGAGAGGTTAGTGAAGACAGCGAAATTCTGGGAAGTACCATTTTTAACAAAGCGAAAAAAGAAGGCTGACTTAGACAGAAGTTAA